The Candidatus Nitrosymbiomonas proteolyticus genome has a segment encoding these proteins:
- a CDS encoding Zn-dependent hydrolase, producing MRYNVQQAVIMYLKAFFEPKLAQYSYLLGCPGVGEAIVVDASRDVEGYIREAASQGMRIVAVTETHIHADYLSGSRELAHRTGARLYLSNEGGEEWKYDFASEPNVTLLHDGCRIEVGGIQVQAIHTPGHTPEHLVFLVTDTSASAETPVALLTGDFVFVGDVGRPDLLERAAHYRGTMEPGARNLYRSLQKLGDLPDSLLILPAHGAGSACGKSLGGVPFSTLGYERRVNWALRASTEDGFVSEVLAGQPEPPKYFAQMKRLNKLGPDAFGERAFPVRKPGSALREAMEQGAIAVDIRLDAEFAQAHVPGSLNIPLYSGFPTYAGWVLPYDRPIVLIAQDQESVRQAVRDLSLIGLDRVDAWFGVDAVYGLARNGETLGSIGSLSTVEAAERAARGDLCLLDVRGATEFEGGYIPHAQHVPYGYLWDRRDEVPLGKPVAAYCTGGGRSPVACSLLKLMGVREVFNVPGGFQEYASLGLPVASPESAATPT from the coding sequence TTGCGGTACAACGTACAGCAGGCCGTCATCATGTACCTTAAAGCATTCTTCGAGCCGAAGCTGGCGCAGTACAGCTACTTGTTGGGTTGTCCGGGCGTGGGCGAAGCTATCGTCGTGGACGCGAGTCGGGACGTCGAGGGATATATCCGAGAGGCAGCCTCACAGGGGATGCGGATCGTCGCAGTCACCGAGACCCACATCCATGCCGACTACCTTTCGGGCAGCCGGGAGCTCGCGCATCGGACCGGCGCGCGCCTTTACCTTTCCAACGAAGGCGGCGAGGAGTGGAAATACGATTTCGCATCCGAACCCAACGTCACCCTCTTGCATGACGGCTGCCGAATCGAGGTCGGGGGGATCCAGGTCCAGGCGATCCACACGCCGGGGCACACTCCTGAGCATCTGGTGTTTCTCGTCACCGACACCTCCGCCAGCGCTGAAACCCCCGTCGCGCTCCTGACGGGCGACTTCGTGTTCGTGGGGGACGTGGGCCGGCCCGATCTCCTCGAACGGGCCGCACACTACCGGGGAACGATGGAGCCGGGCGCCCGCAATCTTTACCGTTCCCTCCAGAAACTCGGCGACTTACCGGATTCGCTGTTGATTCTTCCGGCGCACGGCGCGGGCTCGGCTTGCGGGAAGAGTCTCGGCGGCGTTCCCTTCAGCACGCTTGGCTATGAGCGAAGGGTGAACTGGGCTTTGCGTGCGAGCACGGAGGACGGTTTCGTGTCGGAGGTGCTTGCCGGACAGCCCGAACCTCCCAAGTACTTCGCGCAGATGAAGAGGCTCAATAAGCTGGGTCCCGACGCGTTCGGCGAGCGCGCTTTCCCCGTACGCAAGCCCGGCAGCGCGCTCCGCGAGGCGATGGAGCAGGGGGCAATCGCCGTCGATATTCGGTTGGACGCCGAGTTCGCTCAAGCTCATGTGCCCGGTTCGCTCAACATCCCCCTTTACAGCGGATTCCCCACCTACGCGGGGTGGGTCTTGCCGTACGATCGCCCGATTGTCCTCATCGCGCAAGACCAAGAATCCGTGCGCCAAGCCGTACGCGATCTGTCGCTGATCGGCCTCGATCGCGTGGACGCGTGGTTTGGAGTCGATGCGGTGTACGGATTGGCTCGAAACGGCGAGACCTTAGGGTCGATCGGGAGCCTCTCGACCGTCGAGGCAGCCGAACGCGCCGCGCGAGGGGACTTGTGCCTCCTGGACGTTCGTGGAGCCACCGAATTCGAAGGCGGATACATTCCGCACGCGCAGCACGTGCCTTACGGCTACCTGTGGGATCGTCGCGACGAGGTCCCCCTAGGGAAGCCCGTCGCCGCCTATTGCACGGGGGGCGGGCGCTCGCCGGTCGCTTGTTCGCTCCTCAAGCTGATGGGAGTCCGAGAGGTGTTCAACGTGCCTGGAGGGTTTCAGGAGTACGCTTCGCTGGGTTTGCCTGTTGCGAGTCCGGAGTCCGCGGCGACCCCCACGTAG